In a genomic window of Amycolatopsis japonica:
- a CDS encoding aminoglycoside adenylyltransferase domain-containing protein yields MSIKPLLDHLDREDPGGVLGLYLYGSAAAGGLKPDSDVDLLLVTRRSLDEEERAALVSLLLRLSGWRGHADRFPDAADRRPIELTGIVAGGEPARRDFQYGEWLREDFVEGRLPGPAEDPDVVILAATAHAAHRVLRGAALAEVVDPVPPDQLRDAALGVIPGLLSEIEGDERNVLLTLARIVVTVETGRIVSKDIAAEMVDGGVLLERARAGYLGTASDDWTGLSADVASLASALADRARGV; encoded by the coding sequence ATGAGCATCAAGCCCCTGCTGGACCATCTCGACCGCGAGGATCCCGGAGGCGTCCTCGGGTTGTACCTCTACGGTTCCGCCGCGGCCGGCGGGCTCAAACCGGACAGCGACGTCGATCTGCTGCTGGTCACCCGCCGCTCGCTCGATGAAGAGGAACGCGCCGCTCTGGTGTCGCTGCTGCTGCGGCTTTCGGGCTGGCGTGGCCACGCCGACCGGTTTCCCGACGCGGCAGACCGGCGTCCGATCGAACTGACCGGGATCGTGGCCGGAGGCGAACCGGCTCGCCGGGATTTCCAATACGGGGAATGGCTTCGGGAAGATTTCGTCGAGGGCCGTCTTCCCGGGCCTGCCGAGGATCCCGATGTCGTGATCCTCGCTGCCACGGCCCATGCGGCGCACCGGGTTCTGCGCGGCGCCGCGCTCGCGGAGGTCGTCGATCCGGTGCCGCCGGATCAGCTCCGCGACGCGGCACTCGGCGTCATCCCAGGCCTTCTGTCCGAGATCGAAGGCGACGAACGCAACGTCCTGCTCACGCTCGCGCGCATCGTCGTGACCGTCGAAACGGGACGGATCGTCTCGAAGGACATCGCGGCGGAGATGGTCGACGGTGGTGTGCTGCTGGAACGCGCGCGGGCGGGGTACCTCGGCACGGCTTCCGATGACTGGACCGGGCTTTCGGCGGACGTGGCCTCGCTCGCGAGTGCTCTCGCGGACCGGGCGAGGGGCGTTTGA
- a CDS encoding NmrA family NAD(P)-binding protein: MSAAPVLVTGATGRQGGATARALLAAGVPVRALVRDPARAKAVEALGAELVVGDLHDVESVIRAAKGARAVFSVQMPGMNEDGFDFAGEVTQGVNLIEGAKAAGVPQFVHTSVSGAGQHVEADGWAEGRWASMEPTLGAKAAIQDRLREAGFPRWTLLKPGFFMENFLPDMKFLFPRGVDGGLVSVIKPSTSLSLAAVDDIGAAAAAAIAEPDRFAGVELELASDFLTMTEIAEVLSGALGTRLTAPNMSVDQAVAAGMPPMGASHEWLNVIGQPGRPEFARDLGIPLTGFDGWARKYLA; this comes from the coding sequence ATGTCCGCAGCACCCGTTCTGGTCACCGGCGCCACCGGCAGGCAGGGCGGTGCGACCGCCCGCGCCCTGCTCGCGGCCGGCGTTCCCGTCCGCGCCCTCGTCCGCGATCCGGCCAGGGCGAAAGCCGTCGAAGCGCTCGGCGCCGAGCTCGTCGTCGGCGATCTCCACGACGTCGAGTCCGTGATCCGCGCGGCCAAGGGGGCCCGCGCCGTTTTCTCGGTGCAGATGCCCGGAATGAACGAGGACGGATTCGACTTCGCGGGCGAGGTGACTCAAGGCGTCAACCTCATCGAGGGTGCGAAGGCGGCGGGCGTGCCGCAGTTCGTGCACACCTCCGTCTCGGGAGCCGGTCAGCACGTCGAGGCGGACGGTTGGGCCGAAGGTCGCTGGGCATCGATGGAGCCGACGCTGGGCGCCAAGGCGGCGATCCAGGATCGCCTCCGCGAGGCGGGCTTTCCGCGGTGGACACTGCTCAAGCCGGGTTTCTTCATGGAGAACTTCTTGCCCGACATGAAGTTCCTGTTCCCGCGCGGGGTGGACGGCGGCCTGGTGAGCGTCATCAAGCCCTCGACGTCCCTTTCGCTCGCCGCCGTCGACGACATCGGTGCCGCCGCCGCGGCGGCCATCGCCGAACCGGACCGGTTCGCCGGGGTCGAACTCGAACTCGCGAGCGACTTCCTGACCATGACCGAGATCGCCGAGGTCCTGTCCGGTGCGCTGGGGACGAGGCTGACGGCTCCGAATATGAGCGTCGATCAAGCGGTCGCCGCCGGGATGCCGCCGATGGGCGCTTCGCACGAGTGGCTGAACGTGATCGGTCAGCCGGGGCGCCCGGAATTCGCGCGTGACCTCGGCATCCCGCTCACCGGCTTCGACGGCTGGGCGCGGAAATACCTTGCGTAG
- a CDS encoding TetR/AcrR family transcriptional regulator — MSDGQRADARRNYARILAVAEEEVAAHGSGASLEQIARTANVGSATVRRHFPTRRALLEAVSASRIAALCARAAALTGEEDSRKALLTWLDEVVVYCVSARGLAAALSYDGPAQENSCSAAIEAAGEPLLRRAARDGAVPPDVTVADLITLIVGIVLATEHHPDPATRADRLFRLAVAGLSPGT; from the coding sequence ATGTCCGACGGTCAGCGCGCCGACGCGCGGCGGAACTACGCGCGCATCCTCGCGGTGGCCGAGGAAGAGGTCGCGGCCCACGGCTCCGGCGCCTCGCTGGAGCAGATCGCCCGCACCGCCAACGTCGGCTCGGCGACCGTGCGCCGCCACTTCCCCACCCGCCGGGCGCTGCTGGAGGCGGTCTCCGCGAGCCGGATCGCCGCGTTGTGCGCCCGCGCGGCCGCCTTGACCGGCGAAGAAGACAGCCGGAAAGCGCTCCTGACCTGGCTCGACGAGGTCGTCGTCTACTGCGTCTCCGCCCGTGGGCTGGCGGCCGCGCTCTCCTACGACGGCCCCGCACAGGAGAACTCCTGTTCCGCCGCCATCGAGGCCGCCGGGGAACCGCTCCTGCGGCGGGCCGCGCGGGACGGCGCGGTGCCGCCGGACGTCACCGTCGCGGATCTGATCACGCTGATCGTCGGCATCGTCCTGGCCACCGAGCACCACCCGGATCCGGCTACCAGGGCGGACCGGCTGTTCCGGCTGGCCGTGGCGGGGCTGAGCCCCGGGACGTGA
- a CDS encoding CARDB domain-containing protein produces the protein MTRMRLSRIVAGFLVAGLSVAGLSFASAASGPPDPAAPPGPAALAEVPLTRTVSASSALPGYPVANAVDGNRESYWESANNAFPQWIQADLGAAKTLSRIVLKLPSGWESRTQTLAVRGSTDGAAFTDLAAPTGYAFESGTNTVTIPMTASARYVRLQVTANTRWPAAQLAEFELYGPDTGDTQAPSAPANLALTEPAAGQIRLTWAASADNVGVTGYTVYRDGTPVTTITGTTFTESRPAGTRVEYFVRAKDAAGNESGDSNHVVRSGTSAGANLAAGKPIEATSAVHSFVPANANDNNTATYWESAAGYPNSLTVKLGVDAEVDSVVVKLNPDAIWGARTQNFEILGRAQGATAFTSLSARADHRFDPATNQNSVVVPVSGRASDVRLQFFANSGAPGGQVAEFQVIGTPAPNPDLVVTGTTWTPSNPTETSQLAVSATVKNTGTANAAATTVNVSLGGTVVGEAAVGALAAGASTTVTVDAGTRPQGTYTVAATADPAGTVAEQNETNNTYTSPTALVVAQAPGPDLEVTGITSNPPNPAAGSAVSFTVAVHNRGTSRADASVTRLAVGGTTLTGTTGAIEAGATANVAIAGTWTAADGGATLTATADATGTVTETNESNNSLSRAIVVGRGAAVPYVEYEAEAAQYQGQLLETDPLRTFGHTNFATESSGRKSVRLANQGQYVEFTSANEANSIVVRNSIPDAPGGGGQDATLSLYVNGTFAQKLTLSSKHSWLYGSTDDPEGLTNTPQANARRLFDESHALLSRSYPPGTKFKLQRDSGDNAAFYIVDLIDLEQVAPASEKPANCTSITEYGAVPNDGNDDSAAIQRAVTDDQNGVIACVWIPAGQWRQEKKILTDDPNVPNGGGQYNQVGISNVTIRGAGMWHSQLYSLIEPQNAGGINHPHEGNFGFDIDKNTQISDIAIFGSGRIRGGDGGAEGGVGLNGRFGTGTKITNVWIEHANVGAWVGRDYSNVPALWGPGDGLEFSGMRIRNTYADGINFTNGTRNSKVFNSSFRTTGDDSLAVWANQYVKDPSQDIAHDNVFANNTIQLPWRANGIAVYGGYGNKIENNIVHDTMNYPGIMLATDHDPLPFSGETLIANNALYRCGGVFWGEQQEFGAITFFAQGKDIPGVVLRDTEIHDSTYDGVQFKTGGGVVTAALTNVKIDKSNNGAGILAMSGARGSATLTNVTISGSANGDVVREPGSQFVINGAQVPAVVSSGRRGTR, from the coding sequence ATGACACGTATGCGCCTGTCCCGGATAGTCGCCGGTTTCCTGGTCGCCGGGCTTTCCGTCGCCGGACTCTCCTTCGCCTCCGCCGCGAGCGGGCCACCCGATCCCGCCGCCCCACCCGGTCCGGCGGCGCTCGCCGAAGTGCCGTTGACCCGCACGGTGTCGGCGAGCAGCGCGTTGCCCGGTTATCCCGTCGCGAACGCCGTCGACGGAAACCGGGAGAGCTACTGGGAATCCGCCAACAACGCGTTTCCTCAATGGATCCAGGCCGACCTCGGAGCGGCCAAAACCCTGTCGCGGATCGTGCTGAAACTGCCGTCCGGCTGGGAATCCCGCACTCAGACGCTCGCCGTGCGCGGAAGTACCGACGGCGCGGCGTTCACCGACCTCGCCGCGCCGACCGGTTACGCGTTCGAGTCGGGGACCAACACCGTCACGATTCCGATGACCGCGTCGGCCCGCTACGTCCGGCTGCAGGTCACCGCGAACACGCGCTGGCCCGCGGCGCAGCTTGCGGAATTCGAGCTGTACGGACCGGACACCGGTGACACCCAGGCGCCGAGCGCGCCCGCGAATCTCGCGCTGACCGAGCCCGCCGCCGGTCAGATCCGGCTGACCTGGGCGGCCTCGGCGGACAACGTCGGGGTCACCGGGTACACCGTCTACCGCGACGGCACGCCGGTCACGACGATCACCGGCACCACGTTCACCGAATCCCGGCCCGCCGGGACCCGGGTCGAGTACTTCGTGCGCGCCAAGGACGCGGCGGGCAACGAGTCCGGCGACAGCAACCACGTCGTGCGCTCCGGGACGAGCGCGGGCGCGAACCTGGCGGCGGGCAAACCGATCGAGGCCACCTCGGCGGTCCACTCGTTCGTCCCCGCCAACGCCAACGACAACAACACCGCCACGTACTGGGAGTCCGCCGCGGGCTATCCGAACTCGCTGACGGTGAAGCTCGGCGTCGACGCGGAGGTCGACTCGGTCGTGGTGAAGCTCAATCCGGACGCGATCTGGGGCGCGCGGACGCAGAACTTCGAGATCCTCGGCCGCGCGCAGGGTGCGACCGCGTTCACCTCTCTTTCAGCACGGGCTGATCACCGCTTCGACCCGGCCACCAACCAGAACTCGGTGGTCGTACCGGTCAGCGGACGCGCTTCGGACGTGCGCCTGCAGTTCTTCGCCAACTCCGGAGCGCCCGGCGGTCAGGTCGCGGAATTCCAGGTGATCGGCACGCCCGCGCCGAATCCGGACCTCGTCGTCACCGGCACGACGTGGACGCCGTCGAATCCGACGGAGACCAGCCAACTCGCCGTTTCGGCGACGGTGAAGAACACCGGCACCGCGAACGCGGCCGCCACGACCGTGAACGTCAGCCTCGGTGGCACCGTCGTCGGCGAAGCCGCGGTCGGGGCACTCGCCGCCGGCGCGTCCACGACGGTGACCGTCGACGCGGGAACGCGTCCACAGGGGACGTACACCGTGGCCGCGACCGCGGACCCGGCGGGCACGGTGGCCGAGCAGAACGAAACCAACAACACCTACACGTCGCCGACCGCGCTGGTCGTCGCGCAGGCGCCGGGGCCGGATCTCGAGGTCACCGGCATCACGTCGAACCCGCCCAACCCGGCGGCGGGTTCGGCCGTGTCCTTCACCGTCGCGGTGCACAACCGCGGCACGAGCCGCGCGGACGCTTCGGTGACGCGGCTGGCCGTCGGCGGCACCACGCTGACCGGCACCACCGGTGCGATCGAGGCGGGGGCCACCGCGAACGTCGCGATCGCGGGCACCTGGACCGCCGCCGACGGTGGCGCGACCCTGACCGCGACGGCCGACGCGACCGGCACGGTCACGGAGACCAACGAGTCCAACAACAGCCTCTCGCGGGCGATCGTCGTGGGCCGCGGCGCGGCCGTCCCGTACGTCGAGTACGAGGCGGAAGCCGCGCAGTACCAAGGACAACTGCTGGAAACCGACCCGTTGCGCACCTTCGGCCACACGAACTTCGCGACCGAGTCCTCCGGCCGCAAGTCCGTACGGCTGGCGAATCAGGGGCAGTACGTGGAGTTCACGTCGGCGAACGAGGCGAACTCGATCGTCGTGCGCAACTCCATCCCGGACGCCCCGGGCGGTGGCGGGCAGGACGCGACCCTCAGCCTCTACGTCAACGGGACGTTCGCGCAGAAGCTGACACTGTCGTCGAAGCACAGCTGGCTTTACGGCAGCACCGACGACCCCGAAGGCCTGACCAACACCCCGCAGGCCAACGCGCGGCGCCTGTTCGACGAGTCGCACGCGCTGCTGTCCCGCTCGTATCCGCCGGGCACGAAGTTCAAGCTGCAGCGGGACAGCGGTGACAACGCGGCGTTCTACATCGTCGATCTCATCGACTTGGAGCAGGTCGCCCCGGCGTCGGAGAAGCCCGCGAACTGCACGTCGATCACGGAATACGGCGCCGTGCCGAACGACGGGAACGACGATTCGGCGGCGATCCAGCGCGCGGTGACCGACGACCAGAACGGCGTGATCGCCTGTGTCTGGATCCCGGCGGGGCAGTGGCGGCAGGAGAAGAAGATCCTGACCGACGACCCGAACGTGCCCAACGGCGGCGGCCAGTACAACCAGGTCGGCATCTCCAACGTGACGATCCGGGGCGCCGGGATGTGGCATTCGCAGCTGTACTCGCTGATCGAGCCGCAGAACGCGGGCGGCATCAACCATCCGCACGAGGGCAACTTCGGATTCGACATCGACAAGAACACGCAGATCTCCGACATCGCCATCTTCGGTTCCGGCCGGATCCGGGGTGGTGACGGTGGCGCGGAAGGCGGCGTCGGTCTCAACGGCCGGTTCGGCACCGGCACGAAGATCACGAACGTCTGGATCGAGCACGCCAACGTCGGCGCGTGGGTCGGCCGGGACTACAGCAACGTCCCGGCGCTCTGGGGACCGGGCGACGGCCTCGAGTTCAGCGGTATGCGGATCCGGAACACCTACGCCGACGGCATCAACTTCACCAACGGCACGCGGAATTCGAAGGTGTTCAACTCGTCGTTCCGCACCACCGGTGACGACTCGCTCGCCGTGTGGGCGAACCAGTACGTGAAGGACCCTTCGCAGGACATCGCGCACGACAACGTGTTCGCCAATAACACGATCCAGCTTCCTTGGCGTGCCAACGGGATCGCGGTCTACGGCGGCTACGGCAACAAGATCGAGAACAACATCGTCCACGACACGATGAACTACCCGGGCATCATGCTGGCGACGGATCACGATCCGCTGCCGTTCTCCGGGGAGACGCTCATCGCCAACAACGCCCTGTACCGCTGTGGCGGCGTGTTCTGGGGCGAGCAGCAGGAGTTCGGCGCGATCACGTTCTTCGCGCAGGGCAAGGACATTCCCGGGGTCGTGCTGCGGGACACCGAGATCCACGACTCGACCTACGACGGTGTCCAGTTCAAGACGGGCGGCGGCGTCGTGACCGCGGCTCTCACCAACGTCAAGATCGACAAGTCCAACAACGGTGCGGGCATCCTCGCGATGAGCGGCGCCCGTGGCAGCGCGACCTTGACGAACGTGACGATCAGCGGCTCCGCGAACGGTGATGTCGTCCGTGAGCCGGGGTCGCAGTTCGTGATCAACGGCGCTCAGGTGCCGGCGGTGGTCTCGTCGGGCCGCCGCGGCACCCGGTAA
- a CDS encoding S1 family peptidase: MRIRGLLTALLCAAGLTTVAPAAVAAPIIDGEYAQSGPWAAMIEQNGEQWCSGSIISARWVLTAQHCIDEPGAGYSVRVGDVDHQAGTYAVVADIYTPSSGADIALLKLDRSVTTTYASLGTSVAVGDTEYVYGWGYNEDGDLQRYLKVARMTVTSVGNGLIKARRGNGLTNGGDSGGPVFVGGKQVGVHIAGNKVDSSTHTSISANRTWIRNTSGV; encoded by the coding sequence ATGCGTATCCGAGGTCTCCTCACCGCACTGCTCTGCGCGGCCGGTCTCACGACGGTCGCGCCCGCCGCCGTCGCGGCCCCCATCATCGACGGCGAATACGCCCAGTCCGGCCCGTGGGCGGCCATGATCGAGCAGAACGGCGAGCAGTGGTGCTCCGGTTCGATCATCAGCGCCCGCTGGGTGCTCACCGCCCAGCACTGCATCGACGAACCCGGCGCCGGATACTCCGTCCGGGTGGGCGACGTCGACCACCAGGCCGGCACGTACGCGGTGGTGGCCGACATCTACACGCCGTCCAGCGGCGCCGACATCGCACTGTTGAAACTGGACCGTTCCGTGACCACGACGTACGCGTCCCTCGGCACCTCCGTCGCGGTCGGCGACACCGAATACGTTTATGGCTGGGGTTACAACGAAGACGGCGATCTGCAGCGTTACCTCAAGGTCGCCCGGATGACGGTGACCAGTGTCGGGAATGGACTGATCAAGGCCCGCCGGGGCAACGGGCTGACCAACGGCGGCGACTCGGGCGGGCCGGTCTTCGTCGGCGGCAAGCAGGTCGGCGTGCACATCGCGGGCAACAAGGTGGACAGCTCGACGCACACCAGCATCTCGGCGAACCGCACCTGGATCCGGAACACCTCGGGCGTCTAG
- a CDS encoding helix-turn-helix transcriptional regulator: MASATPDGLGPQLGRLGLGETAARIYRRMLESAPVTAAELAWREDDAENVELALKELADAGLAVPSGVDGDEYVPANPSEALTALTTRRQAELHDARLAVQTAYRAFRRAHAGMPNAQDLLEVVTGDAIIPRLQHLATTVRHQVRRLDSPPYFTGGRRNLLEEEQLRRGIGYRCVYSGASFGDPGYLAANILPCLRAGEQARLLPELPVKLTLFDDRAATIALTIREADRNQSIVIVRPCSLFSALEGLFETSWAAALPIDRRGRTSGQPIRPVERELLILLAAGRKDDEIAAELGVSRRTLFRYLETLMDRAGVSSRFQLGVFATHNNWL; the protein is encoded by the coding sequence GTGGCATCGGCGACTCCGGACGGGCTCGGCCCGCAACTGGGCAGGCTGGGCCTCGGCGAAACCGCCGCCCGGATCTACCGGCGGATGCTCGAAAGCGCGCCCGTCACCGCCGCGGAGCTGGCCTGGCGGGAGGACGACGCGGAGAACGTCGAGCTGGCGCTGAAGGAACTGGCCGACGCCGGTCTCGCGGTGCCGTCCGGAGTGGACGGAGACGAGTACGTCCCGGCGAACCCCAGCGAGGCGCTCACCGCGCTGACCACGCGAAGACAGGCCGAACTGCACGACGCGCGGCTCGCGGTCCAGACCGCGTACCGCGCGTTCAGGCGGGCGCACGCGGGGATGCCGAACGCGCAGGACCTGCTCGAAGTGGTCACCGGCGACGCCATCATCCCCCGGCTGCAGCATCTCGCGACCACGGTGCGGCATCAGGTGCGCCGTCTCGATTCCCCGCCCTATTTCACCGGTGGCCGCCGGAATCTCCTGGAGGAGGAGCAACTGCGGCGCGGGATCGGTTACCGCTGTGTCTACAGTGGAGCGTCGTTCGGCGATCCCGGCTATCTGGCCGCGAACATCCTGCCGTGCCTGCGAGCCGGTGAGCAGGCCCGTCTGCTGCCCGAACTCCCGGTCAAACTGACGCTGTTCGACGACCGTGCGGCCACCATCGCGCTGACCATCCGTGAGGCCGATCGCAACCAGTCCATCGTCATCGTGCGCCCCTGCAGCCTTTTCTCCGCGCTGGAGGGACTGTTCGAGACGTCCTGGGCGGCCGCGCTCCCGATCGACCGGCGTGGCCGGACGTCCGGGCAACCGATCCGGCCGGTCGAGCGGGAGCTGCTGATCCTGCTCGCCGCCGGGCGCAAGGACGACGAGATCGCCGCCGAACTCGGTGTCAGCAGACGCACCCTGTTCCGCTATCTCGAAACCCTGATGGACCGCGCCGGCGTCTCCAGCCGGTTCCAGCTGGGCGTCTTCGCCACGCACAACAACTGGCTCTGA
- a CDS encoding S1 family peptidase: MRLRALLAAAVLTITTAPAALAAPDVAHGTDVPPGRFGFVAKIAMTKIPRPDGSTYGSYCTGALIAPSWVVTTGHCFHDAHRKRVAGKTPYPTMVTLGLVDEAVESGVARKATEVLQAKENDVALIKLDTPVTTVSPLKVSRVLPKVGQQLTLAGWGSLTATNPAPATRMQQGTVQVATVAPTTIGVRGAAPSITTSACTYDSGAPYFLAEGAGGALVSLEATGPACPHAGIETTSRADVIADWIATHTG, translated from the coding sequence TTGCGTCTGCGCGCCCTGCTGGCCGCTGCTGTCCTGACCATCACCACCGCTCCGGCCGCGCTCGCCGCGCCGGACGTCGCCCACGGCACCGATGTCCCACCGGGGCGGTTCGGGTTCGTCGCGAAGATCGCGATGACGAAGATCCCACGTCCCGACGGTTCGACCTACGGCAGCTACTGCACGGGCGCGCTGATCGCGCCCAGCTGGGTCGTCACCACGGGGCACTGCTTCCACGACGCGCACCGCAAGCGGGTCGCGGGCAAGACGCCGTATCCGACGATGGTGACGTTGGGCCTGGTCGACGAGGCGGTCGAATCGGGTGTGGCCCGCAAGGCGACCGAAGTGCTGCAGGCGAAGGAAAACGATGTCGCCCTCATCAAGCTGGACACCCCGGTGACGACGGTGTCCCCGTTGAAGGTGAGCAGAGTGCTCCCGAAGGTCGGCCAGCAGCTGACCTTGGCGGGCTGGGGGAGCCTGACCGCCACGAATCCCGCTCCGGCCACCCGGATGCAGCAAGGCACCGTGCAGGTGGCGACGGTGGCACCGACGACGATCGGCGTCCGCGGCGCCGCGCCGTCGATCACGACCAGTGCCTGCACGTACGACTCGGGGGCGCCGTACTTCCTCGCCGAGGGCGCGGGTGGCGCGTTGGTCTCGCTGGAGGCCACCGGGCCGGCTTGCCCGCACGCCGGGATCGAGACGACCTCCCGCGCGGACGTCATCGCGGACTGGATCGCCACCCATACGGGCTAA
- a CDS encoding LysR family transcriptional regulator: MDVELRHLRVVCAVADAGSITRAAIGIGSTQPALTAAVQRIERAFGGTLFVRGRDGVFPTAFGECVLVRARAVLAAADTMHRDAARFLTEGEKRPVALGGIGGSMVVELADRLGDSGRGQAVSVTTEFSPLRLLDLVAGGQLDAAVVADYPGHLLPSAPGVASRPLATQPVFVAIAADHPAARRAEIDLAELAGERWVLGPSDGAGWPECFEEACARAGFRPQVAHRSTELRPLQRLIAAGRAISPCQVTFPSSPGIAIRPLAGDPLWMRYLIAWNADGAFGGDTDALIAAAEAAYRSDTETSLPYRHWLARRAGPVNGRRAIG, from the coding sequence ATGGACGTCGAGTTACGTCATCTGCGAGTGGTGTGCGCCGTCGCCGACGCGGGCAGCATCACGCGTGCGGCGATCGGGATCGGGAGCACCCAGCCCGCGCTGACCGCCGCCGTGCAACGGATCGAGCGCGCGTTCGGGGGAACCTTGTTCGTCCGGGGGCGCGACGGCGTCTTCCCGACGGCGTTCGGCGAATGCGTCCTCGTCCGCGCCCGTGCCGTCCTCGCCGCGGCGGACACGATGCACCGGGACGCCGCGCGTTTCCTGACGGAAGGCGAGAAACGTCCTGTCGCGCTGGGTGGGATCGGCGGGTCCATGGTCGTCGAGCTGGCGGACCGGCTCGGGGATTCCGGCCGGGGACAAGCGGTTTCGGTGACCACCGAGTTCTCGCCGTTGCGGCTGCTGGATCTCGTGGCCGGCGGGCAACTCGACGCCGCGGTCGTCGCCGACTATCCGGGCCATCTCCTGCCGTCGGCGCCAGGTGTGGCGTCGCGGCCGCTGGCCACGCAACCGGTGTTCGTGGCGATCGCCGCGGACCATCCCGCGGCCCGCCGCGCCGAGATCGACCTCGCCGAGCTCGCCGGGGAACGGTGGGTGCTCGGGCCGTCCGACGGTGCCGGATGGCCGGAGTGCTTCGAAGAAGCCTGTGCCCGTGCGGGATTCCGGCCGCAGGTCGCGCATCGGAGCACGGAATTGCGCCCGCTGCAACGCCTGATCGCGGCGGGGCGGGCGATTTCCCCGTGCCAGGTCACCTTTCCCTCGTCACCCGGGATCGCGATCCGGCCCCTCGCGGGGGATCCGCTGTGGATGCGGTATCTGATCGCGTGGAACGCGGACGGCGCCTTCGGCGGGGACACCGACGCCTTGATCGCGGCGGCCGAGGCGGCTTACCGCTCCGATACCGAAACCAGCCTCCCCTATCGCCACTGGCTCGCCCGCCGCGCGGGACCGGTCAACGGCAGACGTGCCATCGGGTGA
- a CDS encoding M64 family metallopeptidase, with the protein MRRACLMVALTAVLVAGLVPATASAAPRFTTSMEAFEPGGTITRVDVTRPASDRAAAPQQIAAAAAVTPIETNGPSETTFDLVFVGDGYTSTQLGTYSQHVRSSIAALFAIEPYKSYRKQFNLWQVDVVSPQSGITNDPTQGIRRNTALGSYFWCGGIERLLCVNETKANQYAAAAPDVDQVIMLANTTKYGGAGGGVATSSGGNIQASQIVAHELGHSIGGLADEYDYGTCDTREPREPNASALTAQQMKDRQAKWYKWLGKPSPDGGTVGVFEGSRYCKTGMYRPSVNSLMRTLGQPFNPPSTEAMIAGFHREAAHRH; encoded by the coding sequence ATGCGACGCGCCTGCCTCATGGTCGCGCTGACCGCCGTCCTCGTCGCCGGGCTCGTTCCCGCGACGGCGTCGGCGGCTCCCCGATTCACGACGTCGATGGAGGCCTTCGAGCCCGGAGGAACCATCACCCGGGTGGACGTCACCCGGCCCGCTTCGGACCGGGCGGCCGCGCCGCAGCAGATCGCGGCCGCCGCCGCGGTGACCCCGATCGAGACCAACGGTCCCAGCGAGACCACCTTCGACCTGGTCTTCGTCGGTGACGGCTACACCTCCACCCAGCTGGGCACGTACTCACAGCACGTCCGCTCCAGTATCGCGGCGCTGTTCGCCATCGAGCCGTACAAGAGCTACCGCAAGCAGTTCAACCTCTGGCAGGTCGACGTCGTCTCGCCCCAGTCGGGCATCACGAACGACCCGACCCAGGGCATCCGGCGCAACACCGCGCTGGGCTCGTACTTCTGGTGCGGCGGCATCGAACGGCTGTTGTGCGTCAACGAAACCAAGGCGAACCAGTACGCCGCGGCGGCGCCGGACGTCGATCAGGTCATCATGCTGGCGAACACCACGAAGTACGGCGGCGCGGGCGGTGGGGTCGCGACGTCTTCCGGCGGCAACATCCAGGCCAGCCAGATCGTCGCCCACGAACTCGGGCACTCCATCGGCGGGCTGGCCGACGAGTACGACTACGGCACTTGCGACACCCGGGAACCCCGGGAGCCCAACGCTTCCGCGCTCACGGCCCAGCAGATGAAGGACCGCCAAGCCAAGTGGTACAAGTGGCTCGGCAAGCCTTCTCCCGACGGCGGCACGGTCGGTGTCTTCGAGGGTTCCCGCTACTGCAAGACCGGGATGTACCGCCCCAGCGTGAACTCGCTCATGCGCACCCTCGGCCAGCCGTTCAACCCGCCGAGCACCGAAGCGATGATCGCGGGCTTCCACCGCGAAGCCGCCCATCGGCACTGA
- a CDS encoding SRPBCC family protein — protein MLVSGTQSYDVTAESSAPPAAVWALLLDARSWPVWSRVGSLEVAASQGLSADGRDEVGAVRAFRTGKTVTKERITALDPERRFAYEGVDVPVMLDYQASVDLCETPGGGTRIRWHGTYRVGKGSAWIFRWYLRRFMRDMATGLAGHAGGPVRRP, from the coding sequence ATCCTTGTGAGTGGAACGCAGTCGTACGACGTCACCGCCGAATCGTCCGCACCGCCCGCCGCGGTGTGGGCCCTGTTGCTGGACGCCCGCAGCTGGCCGGTCTGGTCACGGGTCGGTTCCTTGGAAGTCGCCGCGTCACAAGGGCTTTCCGCCGATGGCCGGGACGAGGTCGGCGCGGTTCGCGCCTTCCGGACCGGCAAGACGGTCACCAAGGAGCGGATCACCGCCCTCGACCCGGAGCGCCGGTTCGCCTACGAGGGCGTGGACGTTCCGGTGATGCTGGACTATCAGGCCTCGGTCGATCTCTGCGAAACGCCCGGTGGGGGAACGCGGATCCGTTGGCACGGAACGTATCGCGTGGGCAAGGGGAGCGCGTGGATCTTCCGGTGGTACCTCCGCCGCTTCATGCGCGACATGGCGACCGGGCTCGCCGGTCACGCCGGCGGCCCGGTCCGGAGGCCATGA